The stretch of DNA GTAGAGGCCGATTCAGCGGAGGCCACTTCGTTGGTCGTGGAGACGGCTTGGCGGTGAGGGGCGGGGCCGGCTCGACCGCTCCAGCGAGGGCGCGACAGCGTCAAGGAGCTGCATAGTCGGATTGAGGattagggagagagggagggattaACTCGAGACACACGTCTCCAGAGAGCCACCCACGTGCGCCTCGAAGCGTCCCTCGGGCTTGGCTTTCGGGAAACTGCCAATTCGACAGTTCACAACGGGCCAGGTCCAGAGTTGCTTTAAGAACCATGTTATGCGGGCTCAAAAGTATATGCGAGGAACCAAACAATCGAGGTCCGAAAAAATGCTGCACCGCGCGGCCTTGATTGGCCTCGATGCAAGCAACCAAACTCGCCCAGCGTCTCGCTCTAGTGAGCGGATGGGTCAAGAAAGAACTCCCACATGCCGGTAGTACTAAGCACGGTCCTGTTTCCTAACTTGCAACTCGGAAACTTTTAGACGCGCGTGAAGCAGAGTCGGCGGCGCCGGTGTTGGCGTCAAGGCATCTGTCCTTTGTTTTTTGCTGTATCCCCACACCAGTTAGCTTTTTCTGTTCGAAGCTGAACTCGTGCAGAGGCGGGAGCGTGCAGCCTCCAAGCTTGAGGCTTCGCAAGGACGAAGCGCGAGGCTCCTGGCAGAGGCCGTAGCTGGGGAAGGTGTGGACGGATTGCCGGAAGTAGATCGGTCTGGCAACAGCTTCGAGGTCCCTGACCCCCCAATGGTCGATGCACTTGGCGATTAGCCTGTTCATGCAGCCGGTGTTGTGAGTGATGAAGAACTCGAGCCTCAGCCTGCTCAAGCTCGGGCCAGCTCCTCGAGCGCCATCCTCATCCAAGAAGCTCTCGACGGAGCTGGTCAATGCGCGCATGGCGCGGCGCTCATACCTCATAATGTTTGGCATAAAGGCGAACTTTTTAAATAGACGATGAGATCCATTCCTGTTCTTGTCGTGGTGAAGAAACACCAGGCCATGGTAGCGCGGTGGGAGCATGTTGCTGACCCGGAAATCGAGGGCCGGGAGCTCGCGCTGGAGGCGGCCCCAGCGCCTGGACAGCAGGCCGGTGCCGAGCGCCGTGCGGGTGTCGAGACGGCGCAGGACGAGGAGcaggaggtcgtcggggagggcGCTCACCCGGTCGTCGCCGCGGGCCGGCCGCGGCCGCCGGCGCAGGGGTCGATCCGTCCTGATCCGGGCCATCAGCAAGGTGCCTCCACCGGCGCCTGCGCGACGAATCGAAAAGCGAGTAGATGTCGCTCCCGCGGCCGCGATTAAATAGAGCCATCGGCATCGACAGCGATATCTCTTCGGATCCGGAATCAATGGTGGCAACGGAGGAACTCTACCCGATTCCGAATGAGAGACGTGAACCGCCGGCGAGTAGGAGGTTGGGATATTGGGGGGGAGGAGCGCCGCCGGCGAGTAGGATGGAGTTGCAATAGGGGGGGAATGGTCGAATGGATTTTTTTTTTCCCATGCATTGGTTGCCCGAAAGGCCGGCATTGCATTCTGAATTTGTGACTCTTTCTCGCCACAATTTTTGACACTATCGGCTAAGAAGGCCGACAGCAACAACAATGAGCGTCCACAATGTGGCAGAAAAACGAGCAATTTGACACGAGTTCGTCTGAAGAAACAAGCAACACTGCCCCTTTTGAAACAAATACTATACTCTAGCTGttacaatgtactccctccgtttcaaaatagatgactcaactttatactaaattagtataaagttgagttatctattttagaacagagggagtatatcagTTGTTTTGTTATACAGTGTATGATCTACAAATGAAAGAAACATACCCCTGTTTTGCCCAAGACCCTGAGGACTGCTTCCAGCTGAGCACATGCTCCTCACAACTCGTGTTGTTCTCGTCGAAGATAAGGTAGATAATCTCAGTCTCAGGGATATAACTGGACTGAATACAAGCGCTTTACTGTATACATTGTTTTTCAAGAGTTTTATATACCACAGCTACATCCTCTAGAGTCAATTAGTACACTATAATATTCAGTACTGCAGTATTATTTCAGCAAGCAGCAGAGGAGTTTTTTTAAAAGTGTTGTTGCATATTGCGTAACTCCCGAAGACatgttatgtactccctccgtttttatttagttcgcgtattagctttggttaaagtcaaactttgtaaactttgactaaATTTATACACAAAAATATTGGCATATATAGTAACAAATCAATACTACTAGATTCAttgttgaatgtacttccacatataGATTTTGTTATGATAAATATTTATATTCTTTcctctaaacttggtcaaacattaGAAAATTTGACTtcggtcaactctaatatgcagagtaaataaaaacggagggagtatgaatctcTGCCATAGGCAAGCGCAGGTGATTCATATAATTCGGTAAGCAGCATAGCATATTGGTGGAtgtgtgattttttttttgaaaaggggggattccccggcctctgcatcagaaagatgcatacggccatcttattaaccaaataaagTAGTGCCAACATGGTTTCAAAGgtctccaaaaaaataaaaaagcatagaaagctcacacagagccaataAGGGCTATAAACACCAACTAGCCAAGAAAAGACGCCACAACCGACTGGTTAAAACTAGATAGGGAAACTAattgtctatcctattacatgaccgccatccaaaccggttgaagatatttcgagctaccatctcccagcgaaaagacccagtaaccaaatgctccctggcctccgtctgggtgagtagcgaccacgaacggattaGAGCCGTAGTTCAGAATATGACCTGCAAAAAatgtatacatgatattctgttaaaaaccaaatcatttctgcaagtccagatagtccacagcaaagcacaaactccaacccgaatatgtctcgctaagtcaggctcaatcccattaagccatgtcccaaataacgcattaacggaattcggtggattgatattaaaagcaatgtggaccgtctgccaaagTACCTTGACCAACaggcaatcaaaaaagaggtgtttgatagtctcatcccgatcgcagaaactacacctagcaggtcctgtccaattacgctttatcaaaTTGTCCgtagttaaaataacttgtttatggacaaaccacattaacacttttattttcaaaggaactttgacatcccaaacatgctTGGACGTAGGAATGaagttcgaattaataacatcaatatacattgatttaaccgtgaatactccagacttagtcaatttccagcgtaattcatcgggttgttgtgaAAACTGgacctccatcagtctcctaactagacggagccattcttcccaacgattgcccgctagcgttcgtcggaactgaatattaagggggtagATTGAAAGACCGATGcgacgaacacctcacgtcgttgaacaatgcggtataaagacggatattggatggccaagggtgtctcgccgagccaagtatcctcccagaaacgtgtactcgTGCCGTTTCCAATAACAAACTTCGTCCTATTAAACAAGGACTGTTTGACTTTCATCAGGCCTTTCCAGAAAGGTGAATCGGTCGGCCTGACTGTAACCCGGGACAAGGTTTTTGTCTGAAGGTACTTGCTgcgaaggatttgagcccacataGCATCATTCTCCAATAagagcttccacagccacttgctaagaaggcatttattcttaacttctagattctcaatacctagacccccttggtctttcggtctacagatgatatccctTGGATGTGTGATTGACTCTCCCCGCTGCCCTGCTGCCTCAAGGCAGTACGATTTTGGCTCTGGAATTCCAGcaccaccacaaaacaaaaaatatgcaagACATGTATGCGGTCGATTCAGTCAATGAACTCTGGACATACTTGAAGAGAATCCAATTAATGAATTCTTTCATACAGTAACAGTGGCTACTTGAAGATTATTGAGTGGTAAACATTGACAGAATTCCAGACCATCTTAGGTCAGGCATTGCATTCTGAACTTGTGAATTTCAGCTAAAAAGGGCAACAACAATCGGCATCCGCGCCATTGAAAAAGCTCTGCCTGAAGAACAAGCAACTTGTTCATCTGAAAAACAAGGAGCATCCTCGACAAAGCGCCTTCAATATAACCGGGCTCTGGCCTACTTTCTAAAACAAAGCGTCACAGCACCTCAAGAATCTCCTAGATACTGCCACTGGGATTCCTTGAGGTGCCTGGAGGCTGTGGATGGCACAATGAAACTGAATGGGCAAATCTTAGCTCTGTCGCAATCCTACTGGACTGGAACTCTGGAAGATGATATGAGTTGTGACTGACAAATCAAAGAAGAGTGGCATGGAGTGGGTGAGTGAGTCACGCATGATCTCACGAAATGTAGGGAAGGCACCTTCCTTTTTACCTTTTTTTTGCGACAATTTTTACCTTCAACTTCATCAGTAAGCAAGCAGTAGTACTAACAGGACACGTAGTACCCAAGAAGAGACACAACTGCACTAGTACTTTATATTATCCAAAAAAAGTAAGCACTAGTAACCCAACACGTTGGCACCCAAGATTGGAATGATACACTGCCGTCTCCCCTcctctctccttcttcttcctctccaagTTTAGCTCCTCTTACATATAGACCTCCATCCGTCGGGATACCACGGCAAGGTTGTCACAGTGACCAAGAACAGAGGCTACAGAGCTCCCTCGATGGTGCGGACGACGGTGCAGGAGCTGGCGGCGGCCGTCGAGGAGCCGCCGCGGCAGTACGTGGTGCACGAGCGAGACCAAGACCACCTGCTGGCCGCCGACGAGATGCCGGACCCCATCCCTCTCATCGACCTTGGCCGGCTCACGGCTGCCGACGAGGCCCACAAGCTCCGGGAGGCCCTACAGACCTGGGGCCTCTTCCTGGTGAGCACCTCAGTTTCTAGCTAAAATCATTATACTTTTGCTGAGATTTTTATCCAGGTCACCAACCATGGAATTGAGGAGTCTCTTATGGACGCCATGATGAGCGCGTCGAGGGACTTCTTCCGGCAGCCGTCTGAAGAAAAGCACAAATGTAGCAACCTGAAAGATGGCGGCAGGCACTTGGAGGTGGAAGGCTATGGAAATGACAAAGTGGTAATCCCCCAGGATCAGGGCCTCAGCTGGAACGACCGGTTGCATTTGAGAGTGGAGCCGGAAGATGAGAGGAATTTTGCCAAGTGGCCCACCCACCCGGAATCTTTCAGGTTAATCACCTACCCCCTTACCTTCATTCTCTGTTGCTTCTCTTGATGATGTAATATTTTTTTTGCTTGCGATGCACTTTTCCCAACGACAAGTATTTCGGTACAGAGGGATTAGTTTTGTGAAATTTATTGAttaattgctttctttaaaagatatTCAGATCTTTTCAAAGAAGAAAAAAGGATATTCAGAGCGAATTCATAGAAACTGAAGAAAGAAATCAAAATCTTTGATTGACTATAAACTATTAATTCCAGAGTCTTTCTGTGTACAGGGATGTGCTACTTGAGTACGCAACAAGAACCAAGAGAATAAGAGATCTTATCTTGCGATCAATAGCCAAGATCCTGGACCTTGATGAGGATTACTTCGTCAACCAAATATCAAACAAGGCTCGTGGGTTTGCTAGGTTCAACTACTACCCCCCATGTCCGAGACCTGACctagttttgggcatgaggcctcaCTCTGATGTTGGTCTCCTTACCATCCTTTCTGTCGACCACGACGTCGGTGGCTTGCAAGTTCAGAGAGATGGGAAATGGTATAATGTTCCAGCCAAGCCTTATACTTTGGTGATTAACTTAGCTGACTGCATGGAGGTATGAAGCCAAGCACTTGCTCTCTTGAATAATCTGCAATCATCAGTGTACATATATCCTATTTCCTGCATCCTAATACAAGTATTTGATGCAAGCAGATAATGTGCAACGGAATCTTCATGAGCCCAGTTCATAGGGTGGTGACGAATGCCAAGAAGGAGAGACTTTCACTGGGTGTGTTTTATGTTGTGGATGGCGAGATGGTGCTGGAGCCTGCGCCTGGTTTGCTGGATGACGAGCGACCACCAAGATATGGGAAATTCAAGGCCAATGATTTCGGTTTTTCTTTCGACTGAATGTTTTCGTCAAGGGAAGAGATTCATCGAGACCCTGAAAATACAAGTTCAACATATTAACTAGTTGGCTTGTAGTAGTGATTACCTATATATGGACAATAATTAAAGAGATGGTTTCTCTTCTGTGAGTGGGTTTTCTACCTATAATATAATGGCCTTTCTTAGTAGTGATCAGTTGAAGATTGAGTGATATACATTATATATTTCCAAACAAATAAATATACACCAGTTGTTATAacaatcttctatatctaaatagctagcccccactaactatttctctcaacatgcaagtatgCTACATCATCACACCACATGCATGAGAAAAGGTCCACCTTCACTATCATttgtctctcaacatgcaagcatgctacATCATCACACCACATGCATGAGAAAAGGCCACCTTCACTATCATttgtctctcaacatgcaagcatgtcactttatcatgaaacatgcatgaaaaaaGACTCATCTCAACATGCAAACGTACATGAGAAATTTTGTTGTATTAAGTTacttatatttaataaatattttacaactatATAGTA from Triticum dicoccoides isolate Atlit2015 ecotype Zavitan chromosome 6A, WEW_v2.0, whole genome shotgun sequence encodes:
- the LOC119317980 gene encoding protein SRG1-like; its protein translation is MVRTTVQELAAAVEEPPRQYVVHERDQDHLLAADEMPDPIPLIDLGRLTAADEAHKLREALQTWGLFLVTNHGIEESLMDAMMSASRDFFRQPSEEKHKCSNLKDGGRHLEVEGYGNDKVVIPQDQGLSWNDRLHLRVEPEDERNFAKWPTHPESFRDVLLEYATRTKRIRDLILRSIAKILDLDEDYFVNQISNKARGFARFNYYPPCPRPDLVLGMRPHSDVGLLTILSVDHDVGGLQVQRDGKWYNVPAKPYTLVINLADCMEIMCNGIFMSPVHRVVTNAKKERLSLGVFYVVDGEMVLEPAPGLLDDERPPRYGKFKANDFGFSFD